A stretch of Microbulbifer bruguierae DNA encodes these proteins:
- a CDS encoding aldo/keto reductase, with translation MQDQPTRRKFLKLLKAGVITAWGLPLLSALPVSAQQGSLQKGDLLTKPIPASDEPLPVIGMGTWRTFNVGNDPQLLEARTQVVRAFFAHGGGLIDSSPMYGSAPDTLGYALKQLGTPKSLFSAEKVWSPAGGTAREQIAGLAERWGLSKFDLVQVHNLEDWREHLPVLRELKAAGSIRYLGITTSHGRRHDAFEQILASETLDFAQLTYNITHREVEARLLPLAREKGVAVIANRPYDGGNLIKGLKRREAVPEWAQKELACRTWADYLLKFIVSHPALNCAIPATSQVAHMNENMQAGTGPLPDAAGRQRMAAYIQSL, from the coding sequence ATGCAAGATCAACCTACCCGCAGGAAGTTTCTCAAACTGCTTAAGGCCGGAGTCATCACCGCCTGGGGGTTACCGTTGCTTTCGGCCCTGCCGGTGTCGGCGCAACAGGGGAGCTTGCAAAAGGGCGACTTGCTCACCAAGCCGATTCCCGCCAGCGACGAGCCGCTGCCGGTGATCGGCATGGGCACCTGGCGCACCTTCAATGTGGGGAATGACCCGCAGCTGCTGGAGGCGCGCACCCAGGTGGTGAGAGCATTTTTTGCCCACGGTGGAGGCCTGATCGATTCATCGCCCATGTACGGATCGGCGCCGGATACGCTCGGCTATGCGCTGAAGCAGCTGGGCACACCGAAATCCCTGTTTTCCGCGGAAAAAGTCTGGAGTCCTGCCGGTGGCACGGCCCGCGAGCAGATCGCCGGTCTCGCGGAGCGCTGGGGACTGTCGAAGTTTGACCTGGTGCAGGTACACAACCTGGAGGACTGGCGCGAACATCTGCCGGTACTGCGGGAGTTGAAGGCCGCCGGTAGCATTCGCTATCTGGGAATTACCACCTCCCACGGCCGGCGCCATGACGCGTTCGAGCAAATCCTGGCCAGCGAGACGCTGGATTTTGCCCAGCTCACCTACAACATCACCCACCGGGAGGTGGAGGCGCGACTGTTGCCACTGGCGCGGGAAAAAGGCGTTGCGGTGATCGCCAACCGCCCCTACGACGGCGGCAACCTGATCAAAGGGCTCAAGCGCAGAGAGGCGGTGCCGGAGTGGGCGCAAAAGGAACTCGCCTGCCGGACCTGGGCAGACTATCTGCTGAAATTTATCGTCAGCCATCCGGCGCTGAACTGTGCCATCCCGGCCACTTCGCAAGTGGCGCATATGAACGAAAATATGCAGGCCGGCACCGGTCCGCTACCGGACGCTGCGGGGCGACAGCGCATGGCTGCGTATATCCAGTCTTTGTGA
- a CDS encoding TonB-dependent receptor has translation MKSHPRINTLARCIGLIATAGASIAMAEPAALEEVVVTSQLREQAQLDTPTSVSVLDSVAIEARGATNLEQLLNLAPNVNFSSGASRGRFVQIRGIGERSQFIDPVNPSVGLIVDGIDFTGLGLAASTLDMAQVEILRGPQGTVYGANALAGLISMTSNAPTTENYARVAAEAAQYGSHTLSAVTSGPLSEQLGYRFAVQKQQSDGYVHNRYLGRKDTNNIDETVARGKLRYQASDDLQLDFTLYYLDADNGYDAFTLDNSRNTLSDQPGWDRQETIAGAVSGLWTGNNLFTLKSVVSAASSDTEYGYDEDWTYVGFHPWEYSSTDNYLRDRDNLSVDLRLVSTEESRLFGGSTGWVAGVYLRTEEETLERNASFASQFDTDNAAIYGQLNTALGTRFELITGLRLEQRHADYSDSLAVTSDTSEDLWGGNITLQFSASDNIMLYGTLSRGYKAGGVNGHIISASESNPDIGSDTFLFNTESMLNYELGLKGNWLDSRLQAQVAAFYQDRSDVQAKQSIFDPEDFSFDDYLANAAGGHSTGIEAEINFQASDALQLFATFGWLNAEFEDFVSSTHVDGRDDNTGETSPVDLSGRDLAHAPNFQYFTGAEYALTDNLTARMELEGKDDFYFSNSHNEKSTAYELVNARLTYRGDRWDVSLWGRNLTNEVVYTRGFYFSNQFGNNPANGYAPEAYYQLGEPRIAGVSASYTF, from the coding sequence ATGAAGTCACACCCCAGAATAAACACCCTCGCCCGCTGTATCGGCCTCATCGCCACGGCCGGCGCGTCCATCGCCATGGCGGAGCCCGCTGCACTGGAAGAAGTGGTGGTCACCAGCCAGCTGCGCGAGCAAGCGCAACTCGACACCCCCACCAGTGTAAGCGTGCTGGACAGCGTGGCCATCGAAGCCCGCGGTGCGACCAATCTCGAGCAGCTGCTGAATCTGGCGCCGAATGTGAACTTCTCCAGCGGCGCCTCCCGCGGCCGCTTTGTGCAGATCCGCGGTATCGGCGAGCGCAGCCAGTTTATCGACCCGGTGAATCCCTCCGTGGGGCTGATTGTCGATGGCATCGACTTCACCGGCCTCGGTCTTGCCGCCAGCACCCTGGATATGGCACAGGTGGAGATCCTGCGCGGCCCCCAGGGCACGGTGTACGGCGCCAATGCGCTGGCGGGGCTGATCAGCATGACCAGTAATGCGCCCACCACGGAGAACTATGCGCGAGTAGCCGCGGAGGCCGCCCAGTACGGCTCCCACACCCTGTCCGCCGTTACCAGCGGCCCGCTGTCCGAGCAACTGGGCTACCGCTTCGCGGTGCAGAAGCAGCAGTCCGACGGCTATGTGCACAACCGCTATCTCGGCCGTAAGGACACCAACAATATCGACGAGACCGTGGCCCGCGGCAAACTCCGCTATCAGGCGAGCGACGACCTGCAGCTGGACTTCACCCTGTACTATCTGGACGCGGACAACGGTTACGACGCCTTCACCCTGGACAACTCCCGCAACACCCTGTCCGACCAGCCGGGCTGGGACCGCCAGGAAACCATCGCGGGCGCGGTGAGCGGACTCTGGACTGGCAACAACCTGTTTACCCTCAAATCCGTAGTGAGCGCCGCCAGCTCCGACACCGAATACGGTTACGACGAAGACTGGACCTACGTGGGCTTCCACCCCTGGGAATACAGCTCTACCGATAATTACCTGCGCGACCGTGACAACCTGAGTGTGGACCTGCGACTGGTCTCCACCGAAGAGAGCCGGCTGTTCGGCGGCAGCACCGGCTGGGTGGCCGGGGTTTATCTGCGCACCGAGGAAGAAACACTGGAGCGCAATGCCAGCTTTGCCAGCCAGTTCGATACTGACAATGCGGCCATTTATGGGCAGCTGAATACCGCCCTTGGCACGCGTTTTGAACTGATTACCGGCCTGCGTCTGGAGCAACGCCACGCGGATTACAGCGACTCGCTCGCCGTTACCAGCGATACCAGCGAAGACCTATGGGGCGGCAACATCACCCTGCAGTTCAGCGCAAGCGACAACATCATGCTGTACGGCACTCTTTCGCGCGGCTACAAGGCGGGCGGCGTTAACGGTCATATTATTTCCGCCTCGGAAAGTAACCCAGACATTGGCAGTGACACCTTCCTGTTCAATACCGAAAGCATGCTGAACTACGAACTCGGGTTAAAAGGTAACTGGCTGGACAGCCGCCTGCAGGCTCAGGTCGCCGCGTTTTATCAGGACCGCAGCGACGTGCAGGCCAAGCAGTCCATTTTCGATCCGGAGGACTTTTCCTTCGACGATTATCTGGCGAATGCCGCCGGCGGTCACAGCACCGGTATCGAAGCGGAAATTAACTTCCAGGCCAGCGACGCGCTGCAACTGTTCGCCACCTTCGGCTGGCTGAATGCCGAATTCGAAGACTTTGTCAGCAGCACCCATGTCGATGGCCGCGATGACAACACCGGCGAAACGTCACCGGTTGACCTCAGCGGCCGCGACCTGGCCCACGCGCCCAATTTCCAGTACTTCACCGGTGCCGAATACGCACTGACGGACAACCTGACGGCGCGCATGGAACTGGAAGGCAAGGACGACTTCTACTTTTCCAACAGCCACAACGAAAAGTCCACCGCCTACGAGCTGGTCAACGCGCGCCTGACCTACCGCGGTGACCGCTGGGATGTTTCCCTGTGGGGCAGAAACCTCACCAACGAGGTGGTCTACACCCGCGGGTTCTATTTCAGCAACCAGTTCGGTAACAATCCCGCCAACGGCTATGCGCCGGAGGCGTACTACCAGCTGGGCGAGCCTAGAATTGCCGGAGTCTCCGCCAGCTATACCTTTTAA
- a CDS encoding helix-turn-helix domain-containing protein, whose translation MFLTQEITLHFSSLVILFGGTTGFTLALPLFMAPWGNRRANRCLGALLATSSLLALAYVPHTEVASPSAAFFALFALQLLFGPLLYFYCRLLTEPEFRWQRQHLWHLLPALASALLWQLQLASDGLLNAPCIGEAVCTTSETIRARFIHRAAAMISSIAYSIWVLRLLRPYQRRVMESYSTIEPVNLSWLWVLSHTCLVITAVCILLEIYSWQAPTRELTPGLLQALLPLIISVLLGGFGLRQRNIRLSAERPVEQEEEKEEEESESGNSVATPPADSIPANRKSAVRNLSESSAEALWRQLQVTMQQRKPYLEPGLKIAQLAELLQVPPHHLSETINGIAGQSFYDFINQYRVEEAAQLLTDPSNTHLSVTDIGLQAGFNSNSTFFSQFKKRLGESPSRYRSRQQKSVTI comes from the coding sequence ATGTTCCTGACCCAAGAGATCACCCTTCACTTCTCCAGCCTCGTTATTCTGTTCGGCGGCACCACCGGTTTCACTCTGGCTCTGCCGCTGTTCATGGCCCCCTGGGGCAACCGCCGCGCAAACCGCTGCCTCGGCGCGCTGCTGGCGACCAGCAGCCTGTTGGCGCTGGCGTATGTACCGCACACCGAAGTGGCGTCGCCGTCGGCAGCCTTCTTTGCCCTGTTTGCCCTGCAACTGCTTTTCGGCCCTCTGCTGTACTTCTATTGCCGTCTGTTGACGGAACCGGAGTTCCGCTGGCAACGACAGCACCTGTGGCACCTGCTGCCGGCTCTGGCCTCGGCACTGCTGTGGCAACTGCAGTTGGCGAGCGACGGCCTGCTGAACGCACCCTGTATCGGCGAAGCGGTGTGCACCACCAGCGAGACCATCCGCGCGCGCTTTATACACCGGGCAGCGGCGATGATTTCGTCAATCGCCTACTCCATCTGGGTACTGCGCCTGTTGCGGCCCTACCAGCGCCGGGTGATGGAGAGCTATTCCACTATCGAGCCCGTGAACCTGAGCTGGCTGTGGGTGCTGAGCCATACCTGTCTGGTAATCACCGCAGTCTGTATCCTCCTGGAGATCTACAGCTGGCAGGCCCCCACCCGGGAATTGACCCCCGGACTGCTGCAGGCGCTGTTACCGCTGATCATCAGTGTACTGCTCGGCGGGTTCGGCCTGCGCCAGCGCAATATCCGGCTGTCAGCGGAACGCCCTGTCGAACAGGAAGAAGAAAAAGAAGAAGAAGAGTCCGAGTCGGGGAACAGCGTAGCGACCCCCCCGGCTGATTCGATACCAGCCAACAGAAAGTCCGCTGTGCGCAACCTGAGCGAGAGTTCCGCAGAAGCCCTGTGGCGGCAGCTGCAGGTCACCATGCAACAGCGAAAGCCTTACCTGGAACCCGGCTTGAAGATCGCGCAGCTGGCAGAGTTACTGCAGGTTCCGCCGCACCACCTGTCGGAAACCATCAACGGCATTGCCGGCCAGTCGTTTTACGACTTTATCAACCAGTACCGGGTGGAAGAGGCCGCGCAGCTGTTGACCGACCCGTCGAACACCCATCTGTCGGTCACCGATATCGGCCTGCAGGCCGGATTCAATTCCAATTCCACCTTTTTTTCGCAGTTCAAAAAGCGCCTTGGAGAGTCTCCCAGCCGCTACCGCAGCCGCCAACAGAAATCCGTAACCATCTGA
- the pnuC gene encoding nicotinamide riboside transporter PnuC: MLSPEIREALANAYAAMTLWEVAAVVLALAYLLLAMRENILCWYAAFASTAIYLFLFWDVSLVMESALQIFYLLIAVYGWWQWRSRKGDGETLHIHRWSGAAHLCAFVAVGVLTLIFGYVLDNYTSAALPYLDSFTTWGAVVTTYMVTRKVLENWLYWIVIDGAAIYLYIDRELYLTALLFVLYVILVVIGFFQWYALYRQQQVEPGQAVAA, encoded by the coding sequence ATGCTTAGTCCGGAAATTCGCGAAGCACTCGCCAACGCGTATGCGGCCATGACCCTGTGGGAAGTGGCCGCCGTGGTGCTGGCGCTGGCCTACCTGCTGCTGGCGATGCGGGAAAATATCCTGTGCTGGTACGCGGCCTTCGCCAGCACCGCTATTTACCTGTTCCTGTTCTGGGATGTGAGCCTGGTGATGGAGTCGGCATTGCAGATTTTCTATCTGCTGATCGCGGTGTACGGCTGGTGGCAGTGGCGTAGTCGAAAAGGTGATGGCGAAACACTGCACATCCACCGCTGGTCCGGTGCCGCTCACCTCTGCGCCTTTGTCGCTGTCGGTGTACTTACCCTGATATTCGGATATGTGCTGGATAACTACACCAGTGCCGCGCTGCCCTATCTGGATTCCTTCACCACCTGGGGCGCGGTGGTGACCACCTATATGGTCACCCGCAAGGTGCTGGAAAACTGGCTTTACTGGATAGTGATCGATGGCGCCGCAATTTATCTGTACATCGACCGCGAGCTGTACCTGACGGCACTGCTGTTTGTGCTCTACGTGATTCTGGTGGTGATCGGCTTTTTCCAGTGGTACGCCCTGTACCGGCAACAGCAGGTTGAACCCGGGCAAGCGGTCGCCGCATGA
- a CDS encoding choline kinase family protein, which produces MSAEVEKLLADEWRRWSDSQPQLIRPLSGGLTNRSFLLQAGGDKLVLRINAGNSRALDLDRAAEADALRLASARHLCAPLVYIDPDHRYLLTRFVDGVPMDLNQSEALAQVAQLLRQIHQLPPISARLDIADKANRYWQSIDRSARFFPALSKLHARMESLLRRTSNPQTYRLCHNDLLPENLIVDNAGQLRAIDWEYAALGEPFFDLATVAQGYRLNQQQQQGLLAAYLQRPVEEADRHKLAHWQRMYRYLSALWYAVQASKSAPESANLSMGGTALSAEITDLLAAFE; this is translated from the coding sequence ATGAGTGCGGAAGTGGAAAAACTTCTCGCCGACGAATGGCGGCGATGGAGCGACAGCCAGCCGCAACTGATTCGCCCGCTCAGCGGCGGGCTGACCAACCGCAGTTTTCTGCTGCAGGCCGGTGGTGACAAGCTGGTGCTGCGTATCAACGCGGGCAACTCCCGCGCACTGGATCTCGACCGAGCCGCAGAGGCGGACGCCCTGCGTCTTGCCAGTGCCCGCCACCTGTGCGCACCGCTGGTATATATCGACCCGGATCACCGTTACCTGCTGACCCGCTTTGTCGACGGTGTACCGATGGATCTGAACCAGTCCGAGGCCCTTGCCCAAGTCGCGCAGTTGCTGCGGCAGATTCATCAGTTGCCGCCAATTTCCGCCCGACTGGATATCGCAGACAAGGCGAACCGCTACTGGCAGTCCATCGACAGGTCCGCCCGGTTCTTCCCGGCACTGTCGAAACTGCATGCGCGGATGGAGTCACTACTCCGGCGCACCAGCAACCCGCAAACCTATCGACTGTGTCATAACGACCTGTTGCCGGAAAACCTCATTGTGGATAACGCCGGCCAGCTCCGCGCCATCGACTGGGAGTACGCCGCGCTCGGCGAGCCGTTTTTTGACCTGGCGACGGTGGCACAGGGGTATCGGCTGAATCAGCAACAGCAGCAGGGTCTGCTTGCGGCTTACCTGCAGCGCCCTGTCGAGGAGGCCGACCGGCACAAGCTGGCCCACTGGCAACGGATGTACCGCTATCTGTCGGCACTCTGGTATGCGGTGCAGGCCTCCAAATCCGCCCCCGAATCCGCCAACCTATCCATGGGGGGAACGGCTCTGAGCGCAGAAATCACTGACCTGCTTGCGGCTTTTGAGTAA
- a CDS encoding DUF6064 family protein has protein sequence MSDWASYQIQDFIPFTADVYFRLLAQLGESFWPLQLLTLSTGVTALVMALTGHYRVALALLAPLWVLVGLAFFGERYTRLNWAGGYFCWAWLLQGALLALLAASGRGLARPRSLLDPATQSGLLISLCGLVGFPLLAPVIGHSWRQAEVFGLHPDPTAAVTVGVLLLAVRGPLLWVVAVIPVLWLVVSGVTLKVLDSPWFPLLFVLAVAAFAGLISGFRASSSR, from the coding sequence GTGAGCGATTGGGCCAGCTACCAGATTCAGGACTTCATTCCTTTTACCGCCGATGTGTATTTTCGACTGCTCGCGCAGCTGGGGGAAAGTTTCTGGCCGCTGCAACTGTTGACCCTCAGTACCGGCGTTACTGCACTGGTGATGGCACTGACGGGCCACTACCGGGTTGCCCTGGCTCTGCTTGCACCGCTCTGGGTACTGGTGGGTTTGGCTTTTTTCGGTGAACGCTACACCAGGCTCAACTGGGCGGGGGGGTATTTCTGTTGGGCCTGGCTGCTACAGGGCGCGCTGTTGGCGTTGCTGGCGGCCAGCGGCCGTGGGCTGGCGCGGCCCCGCTCCCTGCTGGACCCCGCTACCCAGTCCGGGCTGCTGATTAGCTTGTGCGGATTGGTCGGTTTTCCCCTGTTGGCACCAGTGATTGGTCACAGCTGGCGTCAGGCGGAGGTCTTCGGTCTGCATCCTGATCCCACTGCGGCGGTTACTGTCGGTGTTCTGCTGCTGGCGGTGCGGGGCCCTTTGCTCTGGGTAGTGGCCGTGATACCGGTGCTGTGGCTGGTGGTTTCCGGTGTTACGCTCAAGGTGCTTGATTCCCCCTGGTTCCCGCTGTTATTTGTACTGGCGGTGGCCGCATTTGCGGGCCTGATCTCAGGCTTTCGCGCTTCTTCCAGCCGCTGA
- a CDS encoding RpiB/LacA/LacB family sugar-phosphate isomerase: MKIALMNEFSQASKNAVVLKELQDVAGELGHTVYNTGMSDDNDHRLTYIHLGIMGSLLLNAKAVDFVVSGCGTGQGALMSLNAYPGVACGYCIDPADAYLFAQINNGNALSIPFAKGFGWGAELNIRYMFEKAFTGVKGQGYPPERKESQVANAGILNHIKEATAKNYLDGLKAIDPELVKTAVGGERFQACFFENSQDQALTDFVRAALDS, translated from the coding sequence ATGAAAATTGCATTGATGAATGAATTCAGCCAGGCGTCCAAAAATGCCGTCGTGCTGAAGGAGCTGCAGGACGTTGCCGGCGAACTCGGGCATACCGTTTACAACACCGGTATGAGCGATGACAACGATCACCGCCTCACCTATATCCACCTGGGTATCATGGGCAGCCTGCTGCTGAACGCCAAGGCCGTAGACTTCGTGGTTAGTGGCTGTGGCACCGGTCAGGGCGCATTGATGTCCCTGAATGCCTACCCGGGCGTCGCCTGTGGTTACTGCATTGATCCGGCAGACGCCTATCTGTTTGCCCAGATCAACAACGGCAACGCACTGTCCATTCCTTTCGCCAAGGGCTTCGGCTGGGGCGCGGAGCTGAACATCCGTTATATGTTCGAGAAAGCGTTCACTGGTGTGAAAGGTCAGGGTTATCCGCCAGAGCGCAAGGAGTCCCAGGTGGCCAACGCCGGCATCCTGAACCACATCAAGGAAGCCACTGCGAAGAATTATCTGGACGGCCTCAAGGCGATCGATCCGGAACTGGTGAAAACCGCTGTGGGTGGTGAGCGCTTCCAGGCCTGTTTCTTTGAAAACAGCCAGGATCAGGCTCTGACCGACTTCGTGCGCGCCGCACTGGATTCCTGA
- a CDS encoding acyltransferase family protein — translation MSELKVVEVRGREGYRPDIDGLRALAVMPVVLGHAGFPGFSGGFIGVDVFFVISGFLITGILLREISADDFSVARFYERRARRILPALFAMMLACVVMGWLLMPPEALGALGRSVMATILFLSNAWFARSTEDYFGTDAEWEPLLHTWSLSVEEQFYLVFPLLLWLLARRSKTSTVSGVAMVTGVSLLFSIWQTRADPTAAYFLTPARVWELGAGALLAMGVLPGVRRRAVAECISVTGLLMIIFGVILYGPQTPFPGAAALLPVTGAIALIWSGSVSNNRVSQLLGSRIPVGIGLISYSLYLWHWPVLVGARLLQGSSHLATAGALIAVAISLVLAWISWKFIEQPFRGGSNARVSKLVLVRLSAFGAILFLATGSAIKAFDGFPGRLPEAHLAVYQQAFTGIDRQERCMKRTPATELCSIGSFPDGSQQSSSLFLWGDSHAAAWLPGFDHLLETHKYTGMAALKSGCPPLLGLRRQDKSASHRCDQFNDQVLALLQSREDLPVVVLAARWALAVEKTRPEGGEGMQLASVKSFTAPIPAWAAQATDTHRAALVAHRLDQTVAAIRATGREVVLIKGVPEIGHSVPADLAKAAFTETAVSEGPAASRVEARQRQADEIIELIAERHGAHTVNPRRLMCDDNCRIAINSQLLYRDDDHLTAFAARQLLPVLADQAPPIKQLNNRLILSETDKPTGPPPRG, via the coding sequence TTGTCCGAGTTGAAGGTAGTAGAAGTTCGCGGGAGAGAGGGTTACCGCCCTGATATCGACGGCCTGCGGGCTCTGGCGGTAATGCCAGTAGTACTGGGTCACGCCGGTTTTCCGGGCTTTTCCGGTGGTTTTATCGGGGTCGATGTTTTTTTTGTTATTTCCGGTTTTCTGATCACCGGAATCCTGCTGCGGGAAATCTCCGCCGACGATTTTTCTGTGGCCCGGTTCTACGAGCGCCGCGCACGTCGTATTCTCCCCGCCCTGTTCGCGATGATGCTGGCCTGTGTCGTCATGGGTTGGTTATTGATGCCGCCGGAAGCCCTGGGGGCTCTCGGCCGCTCGGTCATGGCCACCATCCTGTTTCTCTCCAACGCCTGGTTTGCCCGCAGCACCGAGGATTATTTCGGTACCGACGCCGAGTGGGAGCCCCTGCTGCACACCTGGTCACTGTCGGTGGAAGAACAGTTCTATCTGGTATTTCCGCTGCTGCTGTGGCTTCTCGCCCGCCGGTCAAAGACATCCACGGTTAGCGGCGTCGCCATGGTGACCGGAGTATCTCTCCTGTTTTCAATCTGGCAAACCCGGGCGGATCCCACCGCCGCCTATTTCCTGACCCCCGCGCGAGTGTGGGAACTGGGTGCCGGCGCGCTACTCGCCATGGGTGTGCTGCCCGGGGTGCGCCGGCGTGCGGTGGCAGAATGCATCAGCGTTACCGGTCTGCTGATGATTATTTTCGGGGTCATATTGTACGGTCCGCAGACGCCATTCCCCGGCGCCGCGGCGCTGCTGCCGGTGACCGGCGCCATTGCGCTGATCTGGTCCGGCAGCGTATCGAACAACCGGGTATCGCAGTTACTCGGCAGCCGGATACCCGTGGGTATCGGGCTGATTTCCTACTCTCTTTATCTATGGCACTGGCCGGTGCTGGTTGGCGCGCGCCTGCTGCAGGGCAGCAGCCACCTTGCGACTGCCGGTGCGCTGATTGCCGTAGCCATTTCCCTGGTGCTCGCCTGGATCAGCTGGAAATTTATCGAACAGCCGTTTCGCGGTGGGAGCAATGCCCGGGTATCGAAGCTGGTACTGGTACGACTTTCGGCATTTGGCGCGATACTATTTCTTGCCACCGGTAGTGCGATCAAGGCCTTCGACGGCTTTCCTGGCCGCCTGCCCGAGGCCCATCTTGCGGTCTACCAGCAGGCCTTTACCGGTATCGACCGTCAGGAACGCTGCATGAAGAGAACACCGGCGACAGAGCTGTGCAGCATCGGTAGTTTTCCGGACGGAAGCCAACAGTCCAGCAGCCTGTTCCTGTGGGGCGATTCCCATGCCGCAGCCTGGCTACCTGGATTTGATCACCTGCTGGAAACCCATAAGTACACCGGAATGGCGGCACTCAAGTCTGGCTGCCCCCCACTGTTGGGCCTGCGCCGGCAGGACAAGTCCGCGTCCCACCGCTGTGACCAGTTCAACGATCAGGTGCTGGCATTACTGCAGTCGCGGGAAGATTTGCCGGTTGTGGTACTGGCTGCACGCTGGGCCCTGGCGGTCGAGAAAACCCGCCCGGAAGGTGGCGAGGGTATGCAGCTGGCATCGGTAAAAAGCTTTACCGCTCCGATACCGGCATGGGCCGCCCAGGCGACGGACACTCACCGGGCCGCACTTGTGGCGCACCGACTGGACCAGACCGTTGCCGCCATCCGCGCAACCGGGCGAGAGGTTGTATTGATAAAAGGGGTGCCAGAAATCGGCCACTCGGTCCCCGCGGACCTTGCCAAAGCAGCGTTTACCGAAACTGCCGTCAGCGAGGGACCGGCGGCAAGCCGGGTCGAGGCCCGACAACGACAGGCGGATGAAATCATCGAGTTGATCGCCGAGCGCCACGGCGCCCACACCGTCAATCCGCGGCGGCTGATGTGCGACGATAACTGCCGCATCGCCATCAACAGCCAGCTGCTGTACCGCGACGACGACCACCTGACGGCGTTCGCCGCACGCCAGTTGCTGCCCGTTCTGGCGGACCAGGCTCCCCCCATAAAACAGCTGAACAATCGCCTTATCCTGTCTGAGACTGACAAACCCACCGGCCCACCACCCCGGGGCTGA
- a CDS encoding LLM class flavin-dependent oxidoreductase, whose protein sequence is MRNFSLLDLSLITDRGDARQALMDSLDLARHAETWGYHRFWMAEHHNMIGVASAATSVALGYIAAGTEKIRVAAGGVMLPNHAPLVIAEQFGTLAALYPDRVDLGLGRAPGTDGATMTALRRDPLHAADHFADDVQELLHYFAPEKPGQRVRAVPGVGSKVPVWLLGSSLYSAQLAAALGLPFAFASHFAPAMLDQALYLYRQKFQPSAFLEAPYAAAAINVFAADSDEQARRLMTSIEQQFVALRRGTPGKLQPPLDDPESVASPSERLQVAQALAETAVGTPASVAAWIDRFLARTRVEELIVTGPIYDHAARLHSFELAAAVLRERLGG, encoded by the coding sequence ATGCGAAACTTTTCCCTGCTCGACCTTTCACTGATTACGGATCGGGGCGACGCGCGCCAGGCGTTGATGGACTCCCTGGATCTGGCCCGGCATGCCGAGACCTGGGGATACCACCGTTTCTGGATGGCGGAACATCACAACATGATCGGCGTGGCCAGTGCCGCCACGTCCGTGGCACTGGGGTATATCGCCGCCGGTACGGAAAAAATCCGGGTTGCGGCCGGTGGGGTGATGCTTCCGAACCACGCGCCGCTGGTGATTGCCGAGCAGTTCGGCACACTGGCGGCGCTATATCCGGACCGGGTCGACCTCGGGCTGGGACGCGCTCCGGGTACCGACGGCGCCACCATGACCGCCCTGCGGCGGGATCCGCTGCACGCGGCGGACCATTTTGCGGATGATGTGCAGGAGCTACTGCATTACTTCGCCCCGGAAAAACCCGGGCAGCGGGTGCGCGCGGTGCCGGGGGTGGGTTCAAAGGTGCCGGTGTGGCTGCTCGGTTCCAGTCTCTACAGTGCCCAGCTGGCGGCGGCGCTGGGGTTGCCGTTTGCCTTCGCTTCCCATTTTGCACCGGCGATGTTGGATCAGGCCCTGTATCTTTATCGTCAGAAATTCCAGCCCTCGGCATTTCTCGAGGCACCCTATGCGGCGGCAGCCATCAACGTATTCGCGGCGGATTCAGACGAACAAGCGCGGCGATTGATGACTTCCATTGAACAGCAGTTTGTGGCGCTGCGTCGCGGTACGCCGGGAAAGCTGCAACCGCCGCTGGATGATCCGGAGTCTGTGGCATCGCCATCGGAGCGTTTGCAAGTGGCGCAGGCACTGGCGGAAACCGCCGTGGGCACGCCGGCATCGGTGGCGGCGTGGATCGACCGCTTTCTGGCTCGTACCAGAGTGGAGGAATTGATCGTGACCGGGCCAATCTACGATCACGCCGCGCGACTGCACTCCTTCGAGCTGGCGGCAGCGGTGCTGCGGGAGCGTTTGGGTGGTTGA
- a CDS encoding YkoF family thiamine/hydroxymethylpyrimidine-binding protein: MKLSVEISMYPLKDEYIPAIKEFIQRLNTHPQLQVITNTMSTQVFGDYDLVMDTLKAEMRKSHEQFGRAIFVCKFIDGDLSPAADA, encoded by the coding sequence ATGAAGCTCTCCGTCGAAATCAGCATGTACCCGTTAAAAGACGAGTACATTCCGGCGATCAAGGAATTTATCCAGCGCCTGAACACGCACCCGCAACTGCAGGTCATCACCAACACCATGAGCACCCAGGTTTTCGGTGACTACGACCTGGTGATGGACACACTGAAAGCGGAGATGCGCAAAAGCCACGAGCAGTTTGGGCGCGCGATATTCGTGTGCAAGTTTATCGATGGCGATCTGAGTCCCGCTGCCGATGCTTAG